In Holophagales bacterium, one DNA window encodes the following:
- a CDS encoding sigma-70 family RNA polymerase sigma factor: protein MPDTTTALTTLLEAARRGDRSAADELFRRLYDDLKRLARAQLGRSGRRSGDTLDTTVLVHEAYLRLVPPAELAAEDRSHFLNLAARVMRHVVIDFARRRGAEKRGGGLRVSWPEGFDPAAEDALGPADLMALDTAMARLEAESPRLARLVDLRFFAGLKLEEIAVLLGVSDRTLKRDWRRARAFLWAELRGDATPPPAD from the coding sequence ATGCCTGACACGACGACCGCACTGACCACGCTGCTCGAGGCCGCCCGCCGTGGCGACCGCAGCGCCGCCGACGAGCTGTTCCGCCGTCTCTACGACGATCTCAAGCGGCTCGCTCGAGCCCAGCTCGGGCGGAGCGGTCGCCGCAGCGGCGACACCCTGGACACCACCGTGCTGGTGCACGAGGCCTACCTCCGTCTCGTGCCGCCCGCCGAGCTCGCGGCCGAGGACCGGTCGCACTTCCTCAACCTCGCGGCGCGCGTGATGCGGCACGTGGTGATCGACTTTGCCCGCCGGCGCGGCGCCGAGAAGCGTGGAGGCGGTCTGCGCGTCTCGTGGCCCGAGGGTTTCGACCCGGCGGCGGAAGACGCGCTGGGACCCGCCGACCTGATGGCGCTCGACACGGCGATGGCACGGCTCGAAGCGGAGAGCCCGCGGCTCGCCCGCCTCGTCGACCTGCGGTTCTTCGCCGGGCTCAAGCTCGAGGAGATCGCCGTGCTGCTCGGGGTGAGCGATCGCACGCTGAAACGCGACTGGCGCCGGGCGCGGGCGTTTCTCTGGGCCGAGCTACGCGGCGACGCCACGCCGCCGCCGGCCGACTGA
- a CDS encoding serine/threonine protein kinase, which produces MNPSAGEPRSAAWEELFDDLVERPDAERQARLAEIAARDPALGARLARLLAAEAQAGEFLDQPLSDSLVEAVEDPAREESEGEIAVAPSSRFTAADTATSATTPGEEASPIDEQLSLGPGTRLGPWRVVKPIGRGGMGEVYLAERDDGAFSQRVAIKVVRHGGSAHGIVRRFLRERQILANLDHPNIARLLDGGTAEDGRPFFVLEWVDGEPITDYCAARHLPLEGRLRLLATVCDAVASAHRRLVVHRDLKPANILVTDDGTAKLLDFGIAKLLEDEPGESATLTRLEGRALTPAYAAPEQILGQPVTVASDIYALGVILYELVTGTLPHRRESRSLDVLAGALGQETVERPSLALRRRADGESAAATERPLPPIAVRRVVGDLDLIVLKALHREPGRRYRSAAALADDLARFLQKRPVAARPDELAYRVRRFVDRHRWAVVASAVAGVALFAGLGVAIWQARAARAQAQRADLASARAERVKSFLVSIFRESDPQGSSGTEPTAREVLARGAERLDVELVADPETHADLLEAIAKIETSLGALDPALVHARRALELRAALPVRDDAQLARGEVVLGEALMSHGDRLEAQKAFEAALPRLIAAYGEQSEAVAETRGRLGASLTNPEDTIRAVTLLEQALATLESLQGADSLAVAAARQELGIAYEMVGRYPESETAYRASLSAFERISGAGHPRVAEAQANLAGLLDRLSRPQEARPLFAAAIATQRARLGPRHERLAETLFSYGVLLLGGQEHAAAEAALREALDIFGPDRFDSAHCLRYLGLSAAGQERYAEAADLYARAAEIYSRTLGPGNVQQQRALANLGWAHARMGKVGEGLAELAGAVAAIERAAGGESYEVRLPLKQLGEVQTTAGRAAAAVATLERVRALEVKLFGTRDHREVAGSELLLARALLARAGPGDRAAARRCLDAALDIFARVRPHDVLRADALLESGRMALADGDRPRARSDLAAAVPLLAEKRGARHASTREAERLLRRAGGPPR; this is translated from the coding sequence ATGAACCCGTCCGCCGGAGAGCCTCGTTCGGCCGCCTGGGAGGAGCTCTTCGACGACCTCGTCGAGCGCCCCGACGCGGAGCGCCAAGCCCGCCTCGCCGAGATCGCGGCGCGCGATCCGGCGCTCGGCGCGAGGCTGGCGCGACTGCTCGCCGCCGAGGCCCAGGCCGGCGAGTTCCTCGATCAGCCGCTCTCCGATTCGCTCGTCGAAGCCGTCGAAGATCCGGCTCGCGAGGAGAGCGAGGGCGAGATCGCCGTAGCCCCGTCGTCGCGCTTCACGGCTGCCGACACCGCGACGTCCGCGACGACCCCGGGGGAAGAGGCGTCACCGATCGACGAGCAACTCTCGCTCGGGCCCGGGACGCGCCTCGGTCCCTGGCGCGTCGTCAAGCCGATCGGACGGGGCGGCATGGGCGAGGTCTACCTCGCCGAGCGTGACGACGGTGCCTTCTCGCAGCGCGTGGCGATCAAGGTGGTGCGTCACGGCGGGAGTGCGCACGGGATCGTCCGGCGCTTCCTGCGCGAGCGGCAGATCCTCGCCAACCTCGACCACCCCAACATCGCCCGGCTGCTCGACGGCGGCACGGCGGAGGACGGCCGGCCGTTCTTCGTCCTCGAATGGGTCGACGGCGAGCCGATCACCGACTACTGCGCAGCTCGCCATCTGCCGCTCGAAGGGAGGCTTCGCCTCCTCGCCACGGTCTGCGATGCGGTGGCGAGCGCTCATCGGCGGCTCGTCGTCCACCGCGATCTGAAACCGGCCAACATCCTCGTCACCGACGACGGCACCGCGAAGCTCCTCGACTTCGGCATCGCCAAGCTGCTCGAGGACGAGCCGGGAGAGAGCGCGACGCTGACGCGGCTCGAAGGTCGCGCGCTCACTCCGGCGTACGCCGCGCCGGAACAGATCCTCGGCCAGCCGGTCACCGTGGCGAGCGACATCTACGCCCTCGGCGTGATCCTCTACGAGCTGGTCACCGGGACGCTGCCGCACCGTCGCGAGTCGCGCTCGCTCGACGTGCTCGCCGGCGCGCTCGGCCAGGAGACGGTCGAGCGCCCCAGCCTGGCCCTCCGGCGGCGGGCCGACGGCGAGAGCGCGGCGGCGACGGAGCGCCCATTGCCCCCCATCGCCGTGCGGCGGGTGGTGGGCGATCTCGACCTGATCGTGCTCAAGGCGCTGCACCGCGAGCCGGGGCGGCGCTACCGCTCGGCGGCGGCGCTCGCCGACGATCTCGCCCGCTTCCTGCAGAAGCGTCCGGTGGCGGCGCGCCCCGACGAGCTCGCCTACCGCGTGCGGCGCTTCGTCGACCGTCATCGCTGGGCGGTGGTGGCCTCGGCCGTCGCCGGGGTGGCGCTCTTCGCCGGGCTCGGCGTGGCGATCTGGCAGGCGCGCGCGGCGCGCGCCCAGGCGCAGCGCGCCGATCTCGCCTCGGCGCGCGCCGAGCGCGTCAAGTCGTTCCTGGTGTCGATCTTCCGCGAATCCGATCCGCAGGGGTCGTCGGGCACCGAGCCGACCGCACGCGAGGTCCTGGCGCGCGGTGCCGAGCGCCTCGACGTCGAGCTCGTGGCCGATCCGGAAACCCACGCCGACCTGCTCGAGGCGATCGCCAAGATCGAGACCAGCCTCGGGGCGCTCGATCCGGCGCTGGTGCACGCGCGGCGGGCCCTCGAGCTGCGTGCCGCGTTGCCGGTGCGCGACGATGCCCAGCTCGCCCGCGGTGAAGTGGTGCTGGGAGAGGCGCTGATGTCGCACGGTGACCGTCTCGAGGCGCAGAAGGCCTTCGAGGCGGCGCTGCCGCGGCTGATCGCCGCGTACGGCGAGCAGAGCGAAGCGGTGGCCGAGACGCGGGGGCGTCTCGGCGCCTCGCTGACCAATCCCGAGGACACGATCCGCGCGGTCACCCTGCTCGAGCAGGCGCTGGCGACGCTGGAGTCTCTCCAGGGAGCCGATTCCCTGGCGGTGGCCGCGGCGCGCCAGGAGCTCGGCATCGCCTACGAGATGGTGGGTCGCTACCCGGAGTCCGAGACGGCCTACCGCGCCTCGCTCTCCGCCTTCGAGCGGATCTCCGGCGCCGGGCATCCACGCGTGGCCGAGGCGCAGGCCAATCTCGCCGGACTGCTCGACCGGCTGTCGCGGCCGCAGGAGGCGCGCCCGCTCTTCGCCGCCGCCATCGCCACCCAGCGTGCGCGGCTCGGCCCGCGGCACGAGCGGCTCGCCGAGACGCTCTTCTCCTACGGTGTGCTGCTGCTCGGCGGCCAGGAGCACGCCGCGGCCGAGGCGGCGCTGCGCGAAGCGCTCGACATCTTCGGCCCCGACCGCTTCGACTCGGCCCATTGCCTGCGCTATCTCGGGCTCTCGGCCGCCGGCCAGGAGCGCTACGCCGAGGCCGCCGATCTCTACGCGCGTGCGGCGGAGATCTACTCGCGGACGCTCGGTCCGGGCAATGTGCAGCAGCAGCGTGCGCTCGCCAACCTGGGATGGGCGCATGCGCGCATGGGCAAGGTCGGGGAGGGGCTTGCCGAGCTCGCGGGTGCGGTGGCTGCCATCGAACGCGCCGCTGGCGGCGAGAGCTACGAAGTCCGCCTGCCTCTCAAGCAGTTGGGCGAGGTGCAGACCACCGCCGGTCGTGCCGCCGCGGCGGTGGCGACGCTCGAGCGGGTGCGCGCCCTCGAGGTGAAGCTCTTCGGCACGCGCGATCACCGCGAGGTGGCGGGCTCGGAGCTTCTGCTGGCGCGCGCCTTGCTCGCCCGCGCCGGTCCCGGCGATCGCGCCGCGGCGCGTCGCTGCCTCGACGCCGCGCTCGACATCTTCGCGCGCGTGCGGCCGCACGACGTGCTGCGTGCCGACGCGCTGCTCGAGAGCGGCCGGATGGCCCTCGCCGACGGCGACCGGCCGCGCGCGCGGTCCGATCTCGCCGCCGCCGTGCCGCTGCTCGCGGAGAAGCGCGGGGCTCGCCACGCCTCGACCCGCGAGGCCGAGCGCCTCCTGCGCCGCGCCGGCGGTCCGCCGCGCTGA
- a CDS encoding DUF2846 domain-containing protein has protein sequence MIRRDVFLLSVSLGIAGLLAGCSSTGSPPAAAKAAPPAESPSAPREPVPPPPAVAPAAAGEESLMVVYRQKRIVGMALNTSVYLDGVEVAELDPGTFVKIKLTPGSHRVWADEARDAITLAVESGRSYYFRMDLVPGLWKGNGKLAAVDEGSGRKELADFQCKPAEEIKVPALVVR, from the coding sequence ATGATTCGACGAGACGTCTTCCTTCTTTCTGTTTCCCTCGGCATCGCCGGCCTGCTTGCCGGCTGCAGCTCGACCGGGTCGCCACCGGCAGCGGCGAAGGCGGCTCCCCCGGCAGAGTCGCCCTCGGCACCGCGCGAGCCGGTTCCGCCGCCTCCCGCCGTGGCGCCGGCCGCCGCGGGCGAGGAGTCGCTGATGGTCGTCTACCGCCAGAAGCGCATCGTCGGCATGGCGCTCAACACCTCCGTCTACCTCGACGGCGTCGAGGTCGCGGAGCTCGACCCGGGCACGTTCGTGAAGATCAAGCTCACCCCCGGCTCGCATCGGGTCTGGGCCGACGAAGCGCGTGACGCGATCACGCTCGCCGTCGAAAGCGGCAGGTCCTACTACTTCCGCATGGACCTGGTCCCCGGCCTCTGGAAGGGCAACGGCAAGCTGGCGGCGGTCGACGAGGGCAGCGGCAGGAAGGAGCTCGCCGACTTCCAGTGCAAGCCCGCCGAGGAGATCAAGGTGCCGGCGCTGGTCGTGCGGTAG
- a CDS encoding sigma-54-dependent Fis family transcriptional regulator, with the protein MIESLKSRLAEKIAQKRIGLIMLVDRAGRIRWRAGREIAGRTVESGTGFSRSHLLQVLVGHDSVSLSDVVISASEPAFPASARCLFVRSLFVHPVNDDLVLYVDSGSDRLDPDDIAFFRDSGESLRELLDELRNVEEEAGGITGPSADAARIRRLALAYALEDDPVLVLGETGVGKSHVAQLIHRFSGRRGQLIVVDTPAIPESLFESELFGHARGAYTGADRDRPGLVDAAAGGTLFLDEVAEVPLAVQAKLLRFVDTQRFRRVGDSVERSASVRLIAATNRDLTEEIARQRFREDLYYRLDVLTIAIPPLRERREDLRALILEHQRFLRGRRLGAGFWHAMLAHDWPGNVRELVNVLKRAGVESAAGELGSEVARLLGRRAERESAGEPLARVRAALEAGQGFWETAWEAFLERDLNRVELRSLLVERFADCDHNLKELARRLAVPDADYARFVSALHKYRVHPARADAG; encoded by the coding sequence GTGATCGAGAGCCTCAAGTCGCGGCTGGCGGAGAAGATCGCCCAGAAGCGGATCGGCCTCATCATGCTCGTCGACCGCGCCGGACGCATTCGCTGGCGCGCCGGCCGGGAGATCGCCGGGCGGACCGTCGAGTCCGGCACCGGATTCTCCCGCAGCCACCTGCTTCAGGTGCTCGTCGGCCACGACAGCGTGAGCCTCTCGGACGTCGTGATCAGCGCCTCGGAGCCGGCGTTCCCGGCCTCGGCGCGCTGCCTGTTCGTGCGCAGCCTCTTCGTCCACCCGGTCAACGACGACCTCGTGCTCTACGTCGATTCCGGCAGCGACCGGCTCGACCCGGACGACATCGCGTTCTTCCGCGACAGCGGCGAGTCGCTGCGCGAGCTGCTCGACGAGCTGCGCAACGTGGAGGAGGAGGCGGGCGGCATCACCGGACCGAGCGCGGACGCGGCGCGCATCCGCCGGCTCGCTCTCGCTTACGCCCTGGAAGACGATCCGGTCCTGGTGCTCGGCGAGACCGGCGTCGGCAAGAGCCACGTCGCCCAGCTCATCCATCGCTTCTCGGGACGGCGCGGTCAGCTCATCGTCGTCGACACGCCGGCGATCCCCGAGAGCCTCTTCGAAAGCGAGCTCTTCGGCCACGCGCGCGGCGCCTACACCGGCGCCGATCGCGACCGACCCGGTCTGGTCGACGCGGCGGCGGGCGGCACGCTCTTCCTCGACGAGGTGGCCGAGGTGCCGCTGGCCGTGCAAGCGAAGCTCCTGCGCTTCGTCGACACGCAGCGATTCCGGCGGGTCGGCGACTCGGTCGAACGCAGCGCCAGCGTCCGGCTGATCGCCGCGACCAACCGCGACCTGACCGAGGAGATCGCGCGCCAGCGCTTCCGCGAGGACCTCTACTACCGCCTCGACGTGCTGACGATCGCCATCCCGCCGCTGCGCGAGCGGCGCGAGGATCTCCGCGCGCTGATCCTCGAACACCAGCGCTTCCTGCGCGGCCGTCGTCTCGGTGCCGGCTTCTGGCACGCCATGCTCGCGCACGACTGGCCGGGGAACGTGCGCGAGCTCGTCAACGTGCTCAAGCGGGCCGGCGTCGAGTCGGCCGCGGGCGAGCTCGGCAGCGAGGTGGCCCGACTGCTCGGACGCCGCGCCGAACGCGAATCGGCCGGCGAGCCGCTGGCGCGTGTCCGCGCCGCGCTCGAGGCCGGGCAGGGCTTCTGGGAGACGGCGTGGGAGGCGTTTCTCGAGCGCGACCTCAACCGCGTCGAGCTGCGCTCGCTGCTCGTCGAGCGCTTCGCCGATTGCGACCACAATCTCAAAGAGCTGGCCCGTCGCCTCGCCGTGCCGGACGCCGACTATGCCCGCTTCGTCTCGGCGCTGCACAAGTACCGCGTCCACCCCGCACGCGCGGACGCCGGCTGA
- a CDS encoding tetratricopeptide repeat protein — translation MVRGRSAGLGFAVALALSTAVGFAENPPAETLPQLEKRLESATDSDRIALLNRIAGMVVRQDGPRAKALATEALALAEHLGDRPGEALAQKNLALSFLVLESAAEGLPHIQRAHELYVALGDRQAEAATLGYTGMLLSATGKTWSAISTIRQALSLYTELGDTKGMAAATNNLAAELTQVGELDEALRFALESLRLEESLGRKIGIANDLNSIGNIYFELGDYLKARDFYERALPRFAELGEKPGEARVINNLGNIDEKLGRDDRARHAYERALAMGLALASRSIETDARNNLGIVFKKQQRYADAIAQYRAVLRLRQANGDLAGLPSTYHNLAEACLLQGRPREALAHLEEGKKAAAELKSNEPLESIHRLSAEAYAALGDWKNAYESEVRYGEVRSALLDAQRSRKIAELQEKYDAEGRAKQIALLAKDNELLKKDGEIRRLALARSRLVTGILVTLSALVVVATLLLFRRYLYLLAFWKKRSFVGQYRIDAEITSGGMGVVYRATSLLEPDRPVALKVIREELAADERQRQRFINEGRIIDALDHPGIVKVLDRGEHAGRLYLAMELLTGKTLAAWIAEAAAAGRPIELRRGLALLRQLVEAVAAIHARGVIHRDISPANVLVVECDGAEQAKLLDFGLAKADTGRTLTEAGELLGTLTGLAPERIQLRDLTPASDTFSLGVLAYELLTLKRPFSAEEPAELLRQLLSLDPVPPQRLRPEIGAELSALVMAMLAKEPRDRPDDEQLLHRFARAGESA, via the coding sequence ATGGTGAGGGGACGCTCGGCGGGACTCGGATTCGCGGTAGCGCTCGCACTGTCCACCGCCGTCGGGTTCGCCGAGAACCCGCCCGCCGAAACCCTCCCTCAACTCGAAAAGCGCCTGGAGAGCGCTACCGACTCCGACCGGATCGCCCTGCTCAACCGGATCGCCGGGATGGTCGTCCGTCAGGACGGCCCCCGAGCGAAGGCGCTGGCGACCGAGGCGCTGGCTCTCGCCGAGCATCTCGGCGACCGGCCGGGCGAGGCGCTGGCACAGAAGAACCTCGCCCTCTCCTTCCTCGTGCTCGAAAGCGCCGCCGAGGGTCTGCCGCACATCCAGCGCGCCCACGAGCTGTACGTCGCCCTCGGAGACCGCCAGGCCGAGGCGGCGACGCTCGGCTACACGGGGATGCTGCTTTCCGCGACCGGAAAGACCTGGTCGGCCATCTCGACGATCCGCCAGGCGCTCTCGCTCTACACCGAGCTCGGCGATACCAAGGGGATGGCGGCGGCGACGAACAACCTCGCCGCCGAGCTGACCCAGGTCGGGGAGCTCGACGAGGCCCTCCGCTTCGCGCTCGAGTCGCTGCGTCTCGAGGAATCGCTGGGCCGCAAGATCGGCATCGCCAACGACCTGAATTCGATCGGCAACATCTACTTCGAGCTCGGCGACTACCTGAAGGCACGCGACTTCTACGAACGCGCCCTCCCCCGCTTCGCCGAGCTCGGCGAGAAGCCGGGCGAGGCCCGGGTGATCAACAACCTCGGCAACATCGACGAGAAGCTGGGCCGCGACGATCGCGCCCGCCACGCCTACGAGCGCGCGCTCGCCATGGGGCTGGCGCTCGCCTCGCGCTCGATCGAGACCGACGCGCGCAACAACCTCGGCATCGTCTTCAAGAAACAGCAACGCTACGCCGACGCCATCGCCCAGTACCGCGCCGTCCTGCGACTCCGTCAGGCCAACGGCGACCTCGCCGGCCTGCCCTCGACCTACCACAACCTCGCCGAGGCCTGCCTGCTGCAGGGTCGCCCTCGCGAGGCGCTTGCTCACCTCGAGGAGGGGAAGAAGGCCGCCGCCGAGCTCAAGTCGAACGAGCCGCTCGAGAGCATCCACCGTCTCTCCGCCGAGGCCTACGCGGCGCTGGGCGACTGGAAGAACGCCTACGAGAGCGAAGTCCGCTACGGCGAAGTTCGCTCGGCGCTGCTCGACGCACAACGCAGCCGGAAGATCGCCGAGCTGCAGGAGAAGTACGACGCCGAGGGGCGGGCGAAGCAGATCGCGCTGCTCGCCAAGGACAACGAGCTGCTCAAGAAGGACGGGGAGATCCGGCGTCTCGCGCTGGCGCGCTCGCGGCTGGTCACCGGAATCCTGGTGACCTTGTCGGCTCTCGTCGTCGTCGCCACGCTGCTGCTCTTCCGGCGCTACCTCTACCTGCTCGCCTTCTGGAAGAAGCGGAGCTTCGTCGGCCAGTACCGCATCGACGCGGAGATCACCAGCGGCGGCATGGGCGTCGTCTACCGGGCAACCAGCCTGCTCGAGCCCGACCGACCGGTGGCGCTCAAGGTCATCCGCGAGGAGCTCGCCGCCGACGAGCGGCAGCGGCAGCGCTTCATCAACGAGGGCCGGATCATCGACGCGCTCGACCACCCGGGCATCGTCAAGGTCCTCGACCGCGGCGAGCATGCCGGACGCCTCTACCTGGCGATGGAGCTGCTCACCGGCAAGACGCTCGCCGCGTGGATCGCCGAGGCGGCGGCCGCCGGCCGGCCGATCGAGCTCCGGCGCGGGCTCGCCCTGCTGCGACAGCTCGTCGAGGCGGTGGCGGCGATCCACGCGCGAGGCGTCATCCACCGCGACATCTCGCCGGCGAACGTCCTGGTCGTCGAGTGCGACGGCGCGGAGCAGGCCAAGCTGCTCGACTTCGGCCTCGCCAAGGCCGACACGGGGCGAACGCTGACCGAAGCAGGCGAGCTGCTCGGGACGCTCACCGGGCTCGCTCCGGAGCGCATTCAACTGCGCGACCTCACCCCCGCGAGCGACACCTTCTCGCTCGGCGTGCTCGCCTACGAGCTGCTCACCCTGAAACGCCCGTTCTCCGCCGAGGAGCCGGCCGAGCTGCTGCGCCAGCTGCTCTCCCTCGACCCGGTGCCGCCGCAGCGCCTGCGTCCGGAGATCGGCGCCGAGCTGTCGGCGCTGGTCATGGCGATGCTCGCCAAGGAGCCGCGCGATCGCCCGGACGACGAACAGCTGCTCCACCGCTTCGCCCGGGCCGGGGAGAGCGCGTGA
- a CDS encoding carbohydrate binding domain-containing protein → MPTSHRPPLFSARTCLLAGLLGTVLAGPGTAAQRTWWVEPSLPESGRLVNGGFDTDVSGWVVTDPVNVPMSWDATDATGSPSSGSALLVTSAVPSNNGGVFQCIWPVVPGANYTLHGRIRIASGQPALGGAAGIFLRAWSSFSCTGSAVGDPAATAYIGTNADPSSLDVWVPVTATLTMPEGAQSLWVYLNVQRWSSPTGFAARFDAITLDLPLHADGFERGDLLAWDGEQSAL, encoded by the coding sequence ATGCCCACGTCCCACCGCCCGCCGCTCTTCTCGGCTCGTACCTGCCTTCTGGCCGGGTTGCTGGGGACCGTCCTCGCCGGCCCCGGAACCGCTGCGCAGCGCACCTGGTGGGTGGAACCGTCGCTGCCCGAGAGCGGCCGACTGGTCAACGGAGGCTTCGACACGGACGTCTCGGGTTGGGTCGTCACCGACCCGGTCAACGTGCCGATGAGCTGGGACGCCACCGACGCCACGGGCAGCCCGAGCTCGGGCTCGGCGCTCCTCGTCACCTCGGCCGTTCCGAGCAACAACGGTGGCGTTTTCCAGTGCATCTGGCCAGTCGTGCCCGGAGCCAACTACACCCTGCATGGACGCATCCGTATCGCCTCGGGCCAACCCGCGCTCGGCGGCGCAGCGGGGATCTTCCTCCGCGCCTGGTCGTCGTTCTCGTGCACCGGCTCGGCCGTCGGCGACCCCGCCGCCACCGCCTACATCGGCACCAACGCCGATCCGTCGAGCCTCGACGTCTGGGTGCCGGTCACCGCGACCCTCACCATGCCCGAAGGTGCGCAGTCGCTCTGGGTCTACTTGAACGTGCAGCGCTGGAGCTCGCCGACCGGGTTTGCCGCCCGCTTCGACGCGATCACCCTCGACCTCCCACTCCACGCCGACGGCTTCGAACGCGGCGACCTTCTGGCCTGGGACGGCGAACAGAGCGCCCTCTGA